From a single Deltaproteobacteria bacterium genomic region:
- a CDS encoding biphenyl 2,3-dioxygenase — MASPRKLAHIALATNDVARMRDWYCEVLEARVVFENEMLCFTTYDDEHHRVVFAKPPGFEAKPGAPQNLHHVSFTFAKLDELLASYERLRDRGIKPWWTIHHGPTLSMYYRDPDGNNVELQIDTMSMAQAAEFLRSGIFAKNPIGIPFDPESLLARHRSGESEAELLRYGG, encoded by the coding sequence ATGGCATCTCCCCGGAAGCTCGCGCACATCGCGCTGGCGACGAACGACGTGGCGCGAATGCGCGACTGGTACTGCGAAGTGCTCGAGGCCCGCGTGGTCTTCGAGAACGAGATGCTCTGCTTCACCACCTACGACGACGAGCACCACCGCGTGGTCTTCGCCAAGCCGCCGGGCTTCGAGGCGAAGCCGGGCGCGCCGCAGAATCTGCACCACGTCTCGTTCACGTTCGCGAAGCTGGACGAGCTGCTCGCCAGCTACGAGCGGCTTCGCGATCGCGGCATAAAGCCTTGGTGGACGATCCACCACGGCCCGACGCTCTCGATGTACTACCGCGATCCCGACGGAAACAACGTCGAGCTGCAGATCGACACGATGAGCATGGCGCAGGCCGCGGAGTTCCTGCGCAGCGGAATCTTCGCGAAGAACCCGATCGGCATTCCGTTCGATCCCGAGTCGCTGCTGGCGCGCCACCGCAGCGGCGAGAGCGAGGCGGAGCTGCTTCGGTATGGAGGCTGA